In the Candidatus Methylomirabilota bacterium genome, CCTCGCCACGCTCCGCACCGTCATCGTCCGCCCGCCGAAGCCGTAGCGGCGTCGAGCAGCTCCGGGAACGCCCGGAGGATGCGGTCGGGCTTCACCGCGCTGCCATCCGGCAACCCGCGGCCGGGTCCATCGACCCAGGCCGCAGAGAGGCCGAGCCGCTGCGGCGCCGCCACGTCCCACTCGAGGTTGTCGCCGACCATCCACGCGCCGGCGACGGGCACGCGAAGGGTGTCGAGCACGTGCCGATACACCGCCTCGTCCGGCTTGCCCGCGCCGAACTCGCCCTCGATCACGATCGCGTCGAAGTAGGGCGCCAGCTCGTACTGCTCGATCTTGCGCCGCTGCTGGCGCGTGTCGCCGTTGGTGACGAGCGCCATCGGCAGACCCCGGGCACGCAGGCGTGCCAGCGCCTCGCGCACGCCCGGGTAGAGCGCCATCCGCCGCCAGCGGCTCTCCGCATAGGCCTCGGCCACCTCGGCGGCGAGACCGTTGCGCTCGGCGCCAATCTCGGCGAGCGCGTGCGCGACGATCTTGGTCCAGGCGCCCATCATGTCGGTGCGCTCCATCCGGTGCCGCG is a window encoding:
- a CDS encoding HAD family hydrolase, with product MKALLVDLDDTLLDYSGGVDECWAGACHRVAAPVGVDPARLIPQVARSRRWLWDDPARHRMERTDMMGAWTKIVAHALAEIGAERNGLAAEVAEAYAESRWRRMALYPGVREALARLRARGLPMALVTNGDTRQQRRKIEQYELAPYFDAIVIEGEFGAGKPDEAVYRHVLDTLRVPVAGAWMVGDNLEWDVAAPQRLGLSAAWVDGPGRGLPDGSAVKPDRILRAFPELLDAATASAGGR